A single region of the Populus nigra chromosome 2, ddPopNigr1.1, whole genome shotgun sequence genome encodes:
- the LOC133681598 gene encoding uncharacterized protein LOC133681598 isoform X1: protein MVFRTVPETEPNTNNNTIMASSNTTTSTVKPHQPLHNFPLQDLKWSMNHSNNVTNHHHRFRTHKSPHRDAASAADSEGDGGVKIDKLLKKKSGDVENSERKSKIFIRLRTNKNSSGSGSSSGSSKGVVGDVAAGAVDQGSAAVVEDVEELMPKTWNLRPRRAVNNINNDSNNNNNKGLNGNGGALKICGGAVPEIKPQVPGGNRTELTRSNRNGNDANNYDNDNDNNNNNKKERGKGKEKEKEKKVRFSIPLTKVEIEEDIYSLTGSKPARRPKKRAKHVQKQLDCLFPGMWLDSITPDCYKVHEAPSKLRM from the exons ATGGTGTTTCGCACTGTACCGGAAACTGAGCCAAACACAAACAACAACACTATCATGGCTTCTTCTAATACTACTACTAGTACTGTGAAGCCACACCAGCCGCTCCATAACTTCCCTTTGCAAGACCTAAAATGGTCAATGAACCATTCCAATAACGTTACCAACCACCACCACCGCTTTCGCACTCACAAGTCTCCTCACCGCGATGCTGCTTCTGCGGCGGATTCAGAGGGAGACGGCGGGGTCAAGATTGAtaaactattgaagaaaaaatctgGTGATGTTGAGAATTCGGAGAGGAAATCGAAGATCTTTATTCGGTTGAGGACTAACAAAAACAGCAGCGGAAGCGGAAGCAGCAGCGGAAGCAGCAAGGGCGTGGTTGGTGATGTTGCTGCGGGTGCAGTGGATCAGGGCTCTGCTGCTGTAGTGGAGGACGTGGAGGAACTGATGCCGAAGACGTGGAATCTGAGGCCGAGGAGAGctgttaataatattaataatgatagtaataataataacaacaaggGTTTGAATGGGAATGGAGGTGCTTTGAAGATTTGTGGGGGTGCGGTGCCGGAGATCAAACCTCAGGTGCCGGGTGGTAACCGGACTGAATTGACTCGGTCCAACCGGAATGGTAATGACgctaataattatgataatgataatgacaataataataataacaagaaggAGAGGGGTAAggggaaggaaaaggaaaaggagaagaaggtGAGGTTTTCGATTCCTCTTACGAAAGTGGAAATTGAAGAGGATATTTATTCCTTGACTGGGTCAAAGCCGGCGAGAAGGCCTAAGAAGAGAGCAAAGCATGTGCAGAAACAACTTGAT tGCTTGTTTCCTGGTATGTGGCTGGATTCGATCACCCCGGATTGCTATAAGGTTCATGAAGCTCCTTCGAAG TTGAGAATGTAG
- the LOC133681598 gene encoding uncharacterized protein LOC133681598 isoform X2 produces MVFRTVPETEPNTNNNTIMASSNTTTSTVKPHQPLHNFPLQDLKWSMNHSNNVTNHHHRFRTHKSPHRDAASAADSEGDGGVKIDKLLKKKSGDVENSERKSKIFIRLRTNKNSSGSGSSSGSSKGVVGDVAAGAVDQGSAAVVEDVEELMPKTWNLRPRRAVNNINNDSNNNNNKGLNGNGGALKICGGAVPEIKPQVPGGNRTELTRSNRNGNDANNYDNDNDNNNNNKKERGKGKEKEKEKKVRFSIPLTKVEIEEDIYSLTGSKPARRPKKRAKHVQKQLDCLFPGMWLDSITPDCYKVHEAPSKG; encoded by the exons ATGGTGTTTCGCACTGTACCGGAAACTGAGCCAAACACAAACAACAACACTATCATGGCTTCTTCTAATACTACTACTAGTACTGTGAAGCCACACCAGCCGCTCCATAACTTCCCTTTGCAAGACCTAAAATGGTCAATGAACCATTCCAATAACGTTACCAACCACCACCACCGCTTTCGCACTCACAAGTCTCCTCACCGCGATGCTGCTTCTGCGGCGGATTCAGAGGGAGACGGCGGGGTCAAGATTGAtaaactattgaagaaaaaatctgGTGATGTTGAGAATTCGGAGAGGAAATCGAAGATCTTTATTCGGTTGAGGACTAACAAAAACAGCAGCGGAAGCGGAAGCAGCAGCGGAAGCAGCAAGGGCGTGGTTGGTGATGTTGCTGCGGGTGCAGTGGATCAGGGCTCTGCTGCTGTAGTGGAGGACGTGGAGGAACTGATGCCGAAGACGTGGAATCTGAGGCCGAGGAGAGctgttaataatattaataatgatagtaataataataacaacaaggGTTTGAATGGGAATGGAGGTGCTTTGAAGATTTGTGGGGGTGCGGTGCCGGAGATCAAACCTCAGGTGCCGGGTGGTAACCGGACTGAATTGACTCGGTCCAACCGGAATGGTAATGACgctaataattatgataatgataatgacaataataataataacaagaaggAGAGGGGTAAggggaaggaaaaggaaaaggagaagaaggtGAGGTTTTCGATTCCTCTTACGAAAGTGGAAATTGAAGAGGATATTTATTCCTTGACTGGGTCAAAGCCGGCGAGAAGGCCTAAGAAGAGAGCAAAGCATGTGCAGAAACAACTTGAT tGCTTGTTTCCTGGTATGTGGCTGGATTCGATCACCCCGGATTGCTATAAGGTTCATGAAGCTCCTTCGAAG GGTTAG